One window of Medicago truncatula cultivar Jemalong A17 chromosome 2, MtrunA17r5.0-ANR, whole genome shotgun sequence genomic DNA carries:
- the LOC25486889 gene encoding protein GAMETE EXPRESSED 1, with protein sequence MGLRVHLLVLILVSFSLRCESWGWYSSNKESHSNDRSYGNQGSFRGSSAEFSIEAFNDPKGMKLIENAKNKMVGSNTCWQNAYQHLFAGCSEILAADEKRSRLAWHLSDCFQRDSGRVSFPHCDTKTSIATCLRNLDDFAHKVYLEFYLETNSICYQLQTHAFKHETERLVTELKSSAQYVEDKLDSIEEKSDNLLQGSKQIFDSLESVSSHTELVAQTVKNVETHIDVVLRHSESVYEQTTKIAASQSQLEEGQEDMKRKLEDGVALLKESYSYLGKEIEKLRDEAIEIENEVIKVGDTMSSKMNTLQTKAEDIGNMAGVSLEKQQELLDGQSTALKGLNSLNEVQFKALEESRKSLQYFSEYGHKQQEELLQRQEQMQGLHDRLMENSKTILSAQETFEAKQATMFVALDKIFALQNAMLLESRVIKAFFIYAISIFVIFMLTSTKQTYNVRPLLYIELCVALFLEVFIIRLTNDDIEQQTWIINKVRLFFTVAASAQLTYAIVTYRDYERLNHQMLLTLVNKINNMEKLKDSNWDFDTTDYVDWSQLIGTDLPDDVNCLDDPDFVIPEEVAENSITTSTTKNYNLRSRNRLH encoded by the exons ATGGGTCTTAGAGTTCATCTTCTTGTTCTTATTTTGGTCTCTTTCTCATTAAGATGTGAATCATGGGGTTGGTATTCATCAAATAAGGAGAGTCACTCTAATGATAGGTCTTATGGTAACCAAGGAAGTTTTAGAGGTTCGAGTGCTGAGTTCTCGATCGAGGCTTTCAATGATCCAAAGGGAATGAAGCTAATAGAGAATGCTAAGAACAAAATGGTTGGATCAAATACTTGTTGGCAAAATGCTTATCAACATCTTTTTGCTGGATGTTCTGAAATTTTGGCTGCTGATGAGAAAAGGTCGAGATTGGCTTGGCATCTAAGTGATTGCTTTCAAAGGGATTCTGGAAGGGTTTCCTTTCCTCATTGTGACACGAAAACATCAATTGCGACATGCCTTAGAAACTTGGACGATTTCGCTCATAAGGTTTACCTTGAGTTCTACCTCGAAACCAACTCTATTTGTTATCAATTACA GACACATGCATTCAAACATGAAACTGAGAGACTTGTGACTGAATTGAAAAGTTCGGCTCAGTATGTCGAGGACAAGTTAGATAGTATTGAAGAAAAATCAGATAATTTGTTACAAGGCTCAAAACAGATTTTTGATTCTCTTGAATCGGTTAGTAGTCACACAGAGCTAGTTGCTCAAACTGTTAAGAATGTTGAAACTCATATTGATGTGGTATTAAGGCATTCCGAAAGTGTTTACGAACAAACTACAAAAATTGCAGCATCACAATCGCAATTAGAAGAAGGTCAAGAGGACATGAAGAGGAAGTTAGAGGATGGTGTAGCATTGCTCAAAGAATCTTATAGTTATTTGggaaaagaaatagaaaagttAAGAGATGAAGCCATTGAGATTGAGAATGAAGTTATCAAAGTTGGAGATACTATGTCATCAAAGATGAACACTCTACAAACTAAGGCGGAAGATATTGGAAATATGGCAGGGGTTTCCTTAGAAAAACAACAAGAACTTTTAGACGGACAATCCACCGCGCTCAAGGGACTAAATTCATTGAACGAGGTTCAATTCAAAGCACTGGAGGAAAGCAG GAAAAGCCTACAATATTTTTCTGAATATGGACATAAGCAACAAGAAGAGCTTTTACAACGTCAAGAGCAGATGCAAGGTCTTCACGATCGGCTAAtggaaaattcaaaaacaatattatcTGCTCAG GAAACTTTCGAAGCAAAACAGGCTACCATGTTTGTTGCTTTGGATAAAATATTTGCTTTGCAAAATGCCATGTTGCTCGAATCAAGAGTGATTAAAGCTTTCTTCATTTATGCGATATCAATCTTTGTCATCTTTATGTTGACTAGCACGAAGCAAACCTACAATGTTCGACCCTTACTTTATATCG AGCTTTGTGTTGCTCTATTTTTGGAAGTATTCATTATTCGTTTAACGAATGATGACATAGAGCAACAAACATGGATAATAAACAAGGTCCGATTATTTTTTACGGTAGCTGCTTCGGCTCAACTTACGTATGCTATTGTCACATACAG GGATTATGAAAGGTTGAACCATCAAATGCTCCTAACACTAGTTAATAAGATAAACAACATGGAAAAATTGAAGGATTCAAATTGGGATTTCGATACTACTGATTATGTGGATTGGTCTCAGTTGATAGGTACTGATTTACCTGATGATGTCAATTGCCTTGATGATCCGGACTTTGTGATTCCAGAAGAAGTTGCAGAGAATTCAATCACAACCtccacaacaaaaaattataacttgCGCTCACGCAATCGTTTACATTGA